From a single Theropithecus gelada isolate Dixy chromosome 8, Tgel_1.0, whole genome shotgun sequence genomic region:
- the LOC112629892 gene encoding prothymosin alpha, with protein sequence MSDAAVDTSSEITTKDLKEKKEVVEEAENGRDAPANGNANEENGEQEADNEVDEEEEEGGEEEEEEEEGDGEEEDGDEDEEAESATGKRAAEDDEDDDVDTKKQKTDEDD encoded by the coding sequence ATGTCAGACGCAGCCGTAGACACCAGCTCCGAAATCACCACCAAGGACttaaaggagaagaaggaagttGTGGAAGAGGCAGAAAATGGAAGAGACGCCCCTGCTAACGGGAATGCTAATGAGGAAAATGGGGAGCAAGAGGCTGACAATGAGgtagatgaagaagaggaagaaggtggggaggaagaggaggaggaagaagaaggtgatggtgaggaagaggatggagatgaagatgaggaagctgagtcaGCTACGGGCAAGCGGGCAgctgaagatgatgaggatgacgATGTTGATACCAAGAAGCAGAAGACCGACGAGGATGACTAg